The bacterium genome contains a region encoding:
- a CDS encoding NUDIX hydrolase: MKENLEKLRIEKFSVIFVIWDGQIQLEERIEPKDKYFGYTIVPGGSCEKGETYVSALKREMNEEYGATPTKFEQIGVIRNEDKDTVNFRHIFLVTEWEGKLNNVEMRNKHLRTSLKMAKQLCKHPISQQVLTLVEDHLSRQD, encoded by the coding sequence ATGAAGGAAAATCTAGAAAAACTGAGAATAGAGAAGTTCAGTGTAATTTTTGTAATTTGGGATGGTCAAATTCAATTAGAGGAAAGAATAGAACCTAAGGACAAGTATTTTGGCTACACAATAGTTCCAGGCGGTAGTTGTGAAAAAGGCGAAACATATGTGAGTGCGTTAAAGCGTGAGATGAACGAAGAATATGGAGCAACACCAACGAAGTTCGAACAAATTGGAGTTATTCGGAATGAGGACAAAGATACTGTTAATTTTAGACATATATTTTTGGTTACGGAGTGGGAAGGTAAATTAAATAATGTTGAGATGCGAAATAAGCACTTACGCACCAGTCTCAAAATGGCAAAACAATTATGTAAACACCCCATTTCTCAGCAAGTGTTAACCCTAGTTGAAGATCATTTATCTCGGCAAGACTGA
- a CDS encoding M23 family metallopeptidase, whose amino-acid sequence MQKLTLHLPNYRLAVEYRLIKRRKSALDEPIIPTQKRLNIKYHVGGYTHKLFRYIFEHKTVKKLLGTNIALMLIASSFLPSVSYGDMTDEAVVSVLESSTPIHTTVAIQNPVENMRITQTYKFFHPAIDLDGETGDHIKPIKKGQVDTVIHSTVGYGKHIIIDHGSNLKSLYAHLSKINVVEGQEVTTDTVIGEMGATGRSFGDHLHLEVRDRGVPINPLSVLPR is encoded by the coding sequence ATGCAAAAACTAACCCTACATCTGCCTAATTATCGCCTTGCCGTGGAATATCGGCTAATTAAAAGGCGTAAATCTGCTTTGGATGAGCCTATCATCCCAACCCAAAAGAGGCTAAATATCAAATACCATGTTGGTGGCTACACACACAAGCTGTTTAGATACATCTTTGAGCACAAAACAGTTAAAAAGCTTCTAGGCACAAACATAGCCTTGATGCTTATTGCATCCTCTTTCTTGCCTTCTGTTTCATATGGAGATATGACCGATGAGGCTGTTGTTTCTGTTCTTGAATCTAGTACACCCATACACACAACAGTTGCAATACAAAATCCTGTTGAAAATATGAGAATTACACAAACTTATAAGTTTTTCCATCCAGCAATTGACTTAGATGGTGAAACTGGAGACCATATAAAGCCTATTAAAAAGGGTCAAGTTGATACTGTAATTCATTCTACTGTTGGATATGGTAAACATATTATTATTGACCATGGTAGCAACTTAAAGTCTTTGTATGCCCATTTATCCAAAATTAACGTTGTTGAAGGTCAGGAAGTAACAACTGACACAGTAATCGGTGAAATGGGAGCAACTGGAAGATCTTTTGGAGACCATTTACATTTAGAAGTAAGAGATAGGGGTGTACCTATAAACCCACTTTCAGTCTTGCCGAGATAA
- the groL gene encoding chaperonin GroEL (60 kDa chaperone family; promotes refolding of misfolded polypeptides especially under stressful conditions; forms two stacked rings of heptamers to form a barrel-shaped 14mer; ends can be capped by GroES; misfolded proteins enter the barrel where they are refolded when GroES binds), with amino-acid sequence MAAKQLKFGKDARTALMVGIDLVAKAVVTTLGPKGRNIALDKKWGAPNIVHDGVSVAKEIDLPDPFENMGAQLVKEASSKTNDNAGDGTTTSTLLAQVMTAKGMKLVDESGSNPMILKKGIEKAVVAVVADLKKAAKPIKSHEEIKQVATISAGDAEIGEKIAEALDKVGRDGVVTVEEGKGFTIDIEYKEGMEFDKGYASPYFVTDPAKMESEIENPYILLTDKKITSIQELLPFLEKFVKVSKNLVIIADEIEGEALATLVVNKLRGSFNVLAIKAPGFGDRRKEMLEDIAVLTGGTVISEDTGRNFESIEMTDLGQAEKVWADKDNARIIGGKGDKDVISKRSNLLKSQIKASDSDYDKEKLQERLAKLVGGVAQINVGAATEIELNEKKERVKDAVGATKAAVEEGIVPGGETAILRSREVIKNLKLEGDEKLGADIVFESLEEPFKWLVKNAGDDQDKVLKKILASKDRDFGYNALTGEFGSLTKMGIVDPVKVTRSALENAASVAKTVVTTEGLVTSLPEPVTPAPQMPQGGMGMDY; translated from the coding sequence ATGGCTGCAAAACAATTAAAATTTGGGAAAGACGCAAGGACCGCCTTAATGGTTGGTATTGATTTGGTTGCCAAAGCTGTGGTTACAACACTTGGCCCCAAAGGAAGAAACATTGCATTGGATAAAAAGTGGGGAGCTCCAAACATAGTTCATGATGGTGTATCTGTCGCAAAAGAAATTGATTTACCAGATCCATTTGAAAATATGGGTGCACAACTTGTAAAAGAAGCTTCAAGTAAAACTAATGACAATGCGGGTGATGGAACAACAACCTCAACACTTTTAGCTCAGGTAATGACCGCAAAAGGTATGAAATTGGTTGATGAAAGTGGAAGTAATCCAATGATCCTTAAAAAAGGAATTGAAAAAGCAGTTGTTGCAGTTGTGGCAGATCTTAAAAAAGCTGCAAAGCCCATTAAAAGTCACGAAGAAATAAAACAAGTTGCAACAATTTCAGCTGGGGACGCTGAGATTGGTGAGAAGATTGCAGAAGCTTTGGATAAAGTTGGCCGTGATGGTGTTGTAACAGTTGAAGAGGGTAAAGGTTTTACGATTGATATCGAATACAAAGAAGGTATGGAATTTGACAAGGGTTATGCTTCTCCATATTTTGTTACAGATCCTGCCAAGATGGAATCAGAAATTGAAAATCCATATATATTATTGACTGATAAAAAAATAACTTCCATCCAAGAATTGCTACCATTTTTAGAAAAATTTGTAAAAGTTAGCAAAAACTTAGTAATTATTGCAGATGAGATTGAAGGCGAAGCTCTAGCCACATTAGTTGTAAATAAATTAAGAGGATCATTTAATGTTCTAGCTATTAAAGCTCCAGGATTTGGTGACAGAAGAAAAGAGATGTTAGAAGATATTGCAGTATTAACAGGAGGAACAGTTATATCAGAAGATACAGGTAGGAATTTTGAATCAATTGAGATGACAGATTTAGGACAAGCTGAAAAAGTTTGGGCAGATAAAGATAATGCAAGAATTATAGGAGGAAAAGGAGACAAGGACGTAATCAGTAAAAGGTCAAATCTTTTAAAATCCCAAATTAAAGCAAGTGATTCAGATTATGACAAGGAAAAATTACAAGAAAGACTTGCAAAATTAGTTGGAGGAGTTGCACAAATTAATGTTGGTGCTGCGACAGAGATAGAATTAAATGAAAAGAAAGAAAGAGTAAAAGATGCAGTTGGAGCCACAAAGGCAGCTGTTGAAGAAGGAATTGTTCCAGGGGGAGAAACAGCAATATTAAGGTCAAGAGAAGTAATTAAGAATCTAAAACTTGAGGGAGATGAAAAATTAGGTGCAGACATTGTTTTTGAGTCACTTGAAGAACCATTTAAATGGTTAGTTAAAAACGCAGGAGATGATCAAGACAAAGTATTAAAGAAGATCCTTGCTTCAAAAGATAGAGATTTTGGCTACAATGCCCTAACAGGTGAATTTGGATCACTAACAAAAATGGGAATAGTTGATCCTGTAAAAGTAACAAGATCAGCTCTAGAAAACGCAGCTTCAGTAGCAAAGACTGTAGTGACTACTGAAGGGCTAGTTACAAGCCTACCTGAGCCTGTTACCCCAGCTCCTCAAATGCCACAAGGTGGTATGGGAATGGATTATTAA
- a CDS encoding DNA-3-methyladenine glycosylase, with protein sequence MKNKLWEEAENKHQKDKFIGPLVKKWGSCTIKPISKLKYFEDLVDAICSQQLSGKAAKTIFGRVKTLLVKVTPESILSKTDQELRDCGLSWQKATYLKDLSNRIMNNELRIMNLNKLTDEEVITELIKVKGIGRWTAEMFLMFSLGRPDIFPIDDLGIKKGFEKVTGKKWDKIKSANFAEKNWKPYRTLACWYLWRSLENR encoded by the coding sequence ATGAAAAATAAACTTTGGGAAGAGGCTGAAAACAAACATCAAAAAGACAAATTTATAGGGCCATTAGTTAAAAAGTGGGGAAGTTGTACTATTAAACCAATTTCAAAATTAAAATATTTTGAAGATTTGGTTGATGCAATTTGCTCTCAACAATTGTCAGGTAAGGCTGCAAAAACAATATTTGGAAGAGTTAAGACTTTGCTTGTTAAGGTTACTCCAGAAAGTATATTATCCAAAACTGATCAAGAATTAAGAGACTGTGGCTTGTCGTGGCAGAAAGCTACATATTTGAAAGATCTTTCAAATAGAATTATGAATAATGAATTACGGATTATGAATTTGAACAAACTAACTGATGAAGAGGTAATAACAGAATTAATTAAAGTTAAAGGAATTGGAAGATGGACTGCAGAAATGTTTTTAATGTTTTCACTTGGGCGACCTGACATCTTTCCAATAGATGATCTAGGTATTAAAAAAGGTTTTGAAAAAGTAACTGGCAAGAAATGGGACAAGATAAAATCTGCAAACTTTGCGGAAAAGAACTGGAAGCCTTATAGAACATTAGCCTGTTGGTATCTATGGAGATCACTTGAAAATAGATAA
- a CDS encoding co-chaperone GroES has product MKVNLKPTSGYLLIEPLEKEVKTSSGIYLPETTGEKPQMGKVIAVGSAEVCDCKDGSCKKESPAKVGETVLYKKWGGNEVKIENKEYLFVKFDDVLAVEA; this is encoded by the coding sequence ATGAAAGTTAATTTAAAACCAACTTCAGGATATTTATTAATAGAACCTCTAGAAAAAGAGGTCAAAACCTCATCGGGTATTTATTTGCCAGAAACAACTGGAGAAAAACCACAAATGGGTAAAGTTATTGCTGTGGGCTCAGCAGAAGTTTGTGATTGTAAAGATGGTTCCTGTAAAAAAGAATCTCCAGCTAAAGTAGGAGAAACAGTATTGTATAAAAAATGGGGTGGGAATGAAGTCAAAATCGAAAACAAAGAATATTTATTTGTGAAGTTCGACGATGTTCTGGCTGTCGAAGCCTGA
- a CDS encoding Hsp20/alpha crystallin family protein, with protein sequence MQLVRFEPFRSLLDDSFAMPSLQKGLKIHETDKSIIVEAVVAGVPKKDVEIDIEDGVLTIKAEVKEETETKNEYKSSSYQYYYTTALSGGQWDKAEAVVNDGVVKIDIPKTESSRPRKITVKAN encoded by the coding sequence ATGCAACTTGTAAGATTTGAACCATTTAGAAGTTTATTAGACGATAGCTTTGCAATGCCTTCCTTGCAAAAAGGGCTTAAGATCCATGAGACTGATAAGTCCATTATTGTTGAGGCGGTTGTTGCAGGTGTACCCAAAAAGGACGTAGAAATTGATATTGAAGACGGTGTACTCACCATTAAAGCAGAAGTCAAAGAAGAGACAGAAACAAAGAATGAGTATAAGTCATCTTCATACCAATATTACTACACCACTGCACTATCAGGGGGTCAATGGGATAAGGCAGAAGCGGTTGTTAATGATGGAGTAGTTAAAATAGATATTCCAAAGACCGAAAGCTCAAGACCAAGAAAAATTACGGTCAAGGCTAATTAA